One Lucilia cuprina isolate Lc7/37 chromosome 4, ASM2204524v1, whole genome shotgun sequence DNA segment encodes these proteins:
- the LOC111681631 gene encoding 39S ribosomal protein L55, mitochondrial, whose product MFLKYITPVVQQQLRQISSASAAVTRLHRSIYARQYPTVVVLPDGSTINIRYSEPRKIVKLPLDLSTLTEAERKARIEARKPRKKVKIVEEVEDNFNAKKYMKYIKKK is encoded by the exons atgtttctaaaatacATTACCCCAGTTGTCCAGCAACAATTACGACAAATTTCTTCAGCTTCCGCCGCTGTTACTAGATTACATCGCTCCATTTATGCACGTCAATATCCCACGGTGGTGGTTTTACCCGATGGCTCAACTATTAATATACGTTATAGTGAACCAAGGAAAATTGTCAAG TTACCTTTGGACTTGAGTACTTTAACTGAAGCTGAACGTAAAGCACGTATCGAAGCACGTAAACCACGCAAAAAGGTTAAAATCGTTGAAGAAGTAGAGGATAATTTCAATGCTaagaaatatatgaaatatattaaaaagaaatag
- the LOC111681615 gene encoding ATP synthase subunit d, mitochondrial: MAARRVAQSSINWSALAERVPANQKANFAAFKSRSDVYMRAVLANPENPPKIDWAHYKKLVPIPGLVDSFQKQYEAVKVPYPADNVTAQVEAQAKETKAEIDNFKKSSEARIAQLQKEIDHLKSLLPFEQMTMEDYRDSFPDLALDPVNRPTFWPHTPEEQVGYVSKEMEAARAAHEH, from the coding sequence atggcAGCACGTCGCGTTGCACAATCCTCCATTAACTGGTCTGCTTTGGCCGAGCGTGTCCCCGCCAACCAAAAGGCTAACTTTGCCGCCTTCAAATCCAGGTCGGATGTTTACATGCGCGCTGTCTTGGCCAATCCCGAGaacccaccaaaaatcgattggGCTCACTACAAAAAATTGGTACCCATTCCTGGATTAGTTGACAGTTTCCAAAAGCAATACGAAGCCGTTAAGGTACCCTACCCAGCTGACAATGTCACCGCTCAGGTTGAGGCTCAAGCTAAGGAAACCAAGGCTGAAATCGATAACTTCAAGAAGAGCTCTGAAGCTCGCATTGCTCAATTGCAAAAAGAAATTGATCATTTGAAATCATTGTTGCCATTCGAGCAAATGACCATGGAAGATTACCGCGATTCATTCCCCGATTTGGCTTTGGATCCCGTCAACCGTCCCACTTTCTGGCCTCACACCCCTGAAGAGCAAGTCGGTTATGTATCCAAGGAAATGGAAGCTGCTCGCGCTGCCCACGAACACTAG
- the LOC111681613 gene encoding scaffold protein salvador, translating into MNYLTILLCNRKPPTMLSRRSKDKQTAHKEGVVGKYVKKETPPEIPVINVWSFDDQRTKQKSKTLQRCASASPSCDGVGGVGTVSGRGRSGSVSRNTYTDTQPDYYHARRAKSQLPPSTNSMRSTLPQPPLSTQPTRRMPQYQQQHHPSPITSHSFYSTNNLEMSPGHSHNSNNNNNLSSSSSNYVNIEQIDRMRRQQSSPLQHSQSSYFQRSYSSNQKHANSFDGHTNMMRERLDSIQSNMLQLPRGATPRPQTPPHHYQQQQQQHHQLQQQQQQHHQHPPLTQTYSSESCPIYENPFRVSNTLLPPSLTMAESQMSLSTHGNRSESPIYSNTTSMASNINHTHHQQYQHYQPLQHQIHQQSHHNYNQNNNSNSNQMMSSYDLSSRATPQSLNQANSSSSMQSLYQNTNANNAVNNATNSNNHTSSSTSTNTTNTTQLRKHPSQQSLEEELPLPPGWATHYTLHGRKYYVDHNAHTTHWSHPLEREGLPVGWRTVVSKVHGTYYENQYTGQCQRQHPCLTSYYVYTTSAEPPKAIRPETYSPPTHTHNALVPANPYLLEEIPKWLAVYSEADSSKDHMLQFNMFSLQELECFDGMLVRLFKQELGTIVGFYERYRRALILEKNRRAEQERYLQELHAAAVANANNANNNLNPNTGVVNHISQQQL; encoded by the exons ATGAACTACTTAACCATTTTGCTGTGCAATCGTAAACCACCAACGATGCTCTCACGCCGGAGCAAAGATAAACAGACAGCACACAAAGAGGGCGTTGTGGGGAAGTATGTCAAGAAGGAGACACCTCCCGAAATACCCGTCATAAATGTTTGGTCTTTCGATGATCAACGTACGAAACAAAAATCAAAGACTTTGCAGAGATGTGCTTCGGCCTCGCCCAGTTGCGATGGCGTTGGTGGTGTTGGTACTGTTAGTGGTAGGGGACGTTCGGGTAGTGTTAGTCGTAACACCTATACCGATACGCAGCCGGACTATTATCATGCTCGTAGAGCGAAATCTCAATTACCACCCTCTACGAACTCAATGCGTTCAACACTTCCTCAACCACCACTATCTACACAGCCAACAAGGCGTATGCCGCAGTATCAACAGCAGCATCATCCATCGCCCATAACCTCACATTCTTTTTATTCGACCAACAATTTGGAAATGTCGCCGGGTCATAgtcacaacagcaacaacaacaataatttgaGCAGCAGTAGCAGCAATTATGTGAATATAGAACAGATTGATCGTATGCGCCGTCAGCAATCATCTCCACTGCAGCATTCTCAATCTAGTTACTTTCAACGCAGCTATTCGTCCAATCAAAAGCATGCCAATTCATTTGATGGCCATACTAATATGATGAGAGAACGTTTGGATTCGATCCAGTCGAATATGTTGCAATTGCCTAGGGGAGCTACACCAAGACCTCAAACACCACCTCATcattatcaacaacaacagcagcaacatcatcagttgcaacagcagcaacaacaacatcatcagcatCCTCCCTTAACACAAACCTACTCCTCCGAATCGTGTCCCATCTATGAGAATCCATTTCGTGTGTCAAATACTCTTCTACCGCCCTCCCTAACTATGGCCGAATCACAAATGTCTTTGTCCACACATGGCAATCGTTCAGAGTCGCCTATTTATAGCAACACCACCTCAATGGCCAGTAACATAAATCATACTCATCATCAACAATATCAACATTATCAACCTCTACAGCATCAAATCCATCAGCAATCACATCATAATTACAATCAGAATAACAATTCTAATTCAAACCAAATGATGTCTTCTTATGATCTCAGCTCACGTGCAACACCACAATCCCTTAACCAAGCCAATTCCTCATCTTCCATGCAGTCTTTGTATCAGAATACCAACGCCAATAATGCCGTTAACAATGCCACCAATAGTAACAATCACACATCATCCTCAACCTCCACTAATACCACAAACACTACCCAATTACGCAAACATCCTTCACAACAATCGTTGGAGGAGGAATTACCTTTGCCACCCGGCTGGGCTACTCACTACACTTTACACGGACGTAAATATTATGTTGATCATAATGCACACACAACCCACTGGTCCCATCCTTTAGAACGTGAAGGCTTACCAGTAGGTTGGCGTACTGTCGTCTCCAAAGTTCATGGTACCTACTATGAGAATCAATATACCGGACAGTGCCAACGCCAACATCCTTGCCTTACATCATATTATGTTTATACCACTTCGGCTGAGCCGCCAAAGGCGATACGCCCAGAGACCTATTCTCCACCAACACACACTCACAATGCCCTGGTGCCGGCTAATCCATATTTGCTGGAGGAAATTCCCAAATGGTTGGCTGTATATTCTGAGGCCGATTCTTCAAAGGATCATATGCTACAGTTTAATATGTTTAGTTTGCAAGAATTGGAGTGTTTTGATGGCATGTTGGTGCGTTTGTTTAAACAAGAGTTGGGCACGATTGTTGGATTTTATGAGCGTTATAG ACGAGCTCTAATTTTGGAAAAGAATCGTCGTGCCGAACAGGAACGTTACTTGCAAGAACTACATGCTGCCGCAGTTGCCAATGCTAACAATGCCAACAATAACTTAAATCCTAATACAGGTGTTGTTAATCACATAAGTCAACAGCAACTCTAA